The following coding sequences are from one Thermoproteota archaeon window:
- a CDS encoding DNA topoisomerase → MTTLILTEKPRVAKRIASILSKKPQQKKIGRLTYYTFELDGEEYLVVPAAGHLLELDYPEGKWVYPIILPPEELILREIDGKSQFLRVIERLGRKAGRIIIATDLDAEGSSIALEIMRALRWERDKEIYRMEFSSLNAQEIEGAFRNLKPFDYPRANAGFARRVLDLQWGANVSRGLTLSTRKRSWVRVLSSGRVQGPTLSLIVKREREIRNFVPKKYYVVTALMESGKGTFEVKLAPPKGEERIWNREYAERAAEAIRGRVIKAKVRSRKVSLAPPPPFDGTTMQIEVSRITGLTPKQIADRSTGIAQQLY, encoded by the coding sequence ATGACCACCCTAATACTCACAGAGAAGCCGAGGGTCGCCAAGAGGATAGCTTCTATTCTCTCAAAGAAACCCCAGCAGAAGAAGATCGGTAGACTGACCTACTACACATTCGAGCTCGATGGTGAGGAGTATTTGGTAGTGCCAGCTGCTGGGCACCTGCTGGAGCTCGACTATCCCGAGGGTAAGTGGGTCTATCCGATAATCCTGCCCCCGGAGGAGCTTATCCTGAGAGAGATAGATGGGAAGAGCCAGTTTCTAAGGGTGATAGAGAGGCTGGGGAGGAAGGCAGGTAGGATTATCATCGCCACGGATTTGGACGCTGAGGGGAGCTCCATAGCCCTCGAGATAATGAGGGCCTTGAGATGGGAGAGAGATAAGGAGATCTACAGGATGGAGTTCTCATCCCTTAACGCTCAGGAGATAGAGGGGGCCTTCCGCAATCTCAAACCCTTCGACTATCCCAGAGCCAATGCGGGGTTCGCCAGGAGGGTGTTGGATCTGCAGTGGGGCGCCAATGTCTCGAGGGGGCTCACCCTGAGCACGAGGAAGAGGAGCTGGGTGAGGGTTCTCAGCTCAGGCAGGGTTCAAGGACCCACTCTCTCCCTAATAGTGAAGAGGGAGCGGGAGATTAGGAACTTCGTTCCCAAGAAGTACTACGTCGTGACAGCGCTGATGGAGAGTGGAAAGGGAACGTTTGAGGTCAAGCTGGCGCCTCCTAAGGGTGAGGAGAGGATATGGAATAGGGAGTATGCGGAGAGAGCGGCCGAGGCTATCAGAGGAAGGGTGATCAAAGCCAAGGTCAGGTCTAGAAAGGTCTCGCTCGCTCCTCCCCCTCCCTTCGACGGCACCACTATGCAGATAGAGGTGAGCAGGATAACGGGGCTGACCCCAAAGCAGATAGCAGACAGATCAACCGGAATCGCCCAGCAGTTGTATGA